From Flavobacterium alkalisoli, the proteins below share one genomic window:
- a CDS encoding aldo/keto reductase, translating into MEYRKIGNSDLKLSAITFGAWAAGGWMWGGTERKDAIHAIQASYDEGVTSIDTAPIYGQGDSEEIVAEAVQGISRDKVEIITKYGMRWDLAKGDFAMSSKNNLGQDIDIYKYAGKESIIKECEDSLRRLKTDYIDLYQIHWPDSTTPIQESMKAVAQLIKEGKVRHAGVCNYNAAQVQEADKYVNIVSDQVPYSMVKRDIERELIPYTIESAKSIIAYSPLERGLLTGKMQPGHQFEEGDHRAKLYFFKDENLKRTNEFLTKIKPLADDKNATLSQLVLRWTIEQPGITIALAGARNAQQSVQNAKAINVKLNKEEIDFITTELNKLELVK; encoded by the coding sequence ATGGAATACAGAAAAATAGGAAACTCTGACTTAAAATTATCAGCAATAACTTTTGGCGCATGGGCTGCCGGAGGATGGATGTGGGGTGGCACCGAGCGTAAAGATGCCATACATGCCATTCAGGCTTCTTATGACGAAGGTGTAACTTCTATAGACACCGCGCCCATTTACGGGCAGGGCGACAGCGAAGAGATTGTTGCCGAAGCTGTTCAGGGTATTTCCCGCGACAAAGTAGAGATCATTACAAAATATGGTATGCGTTGGGATCTGGCTAAAGGTGACTTTGCCATGAGCAGCAAAAACAATTTGGGTCAGGATATCGATATTTATAAATATGCCGGAAAGGAAAGCATAATCAAAGAGTGTGAAGACAGCCTTAGAAGGTTAAAGACCGACTATATTGACCTCTACCAAATACACTGGCCGGACAGCACTACTCCTATCCAGGAAAGTATGAAAGCGGTTGCCCAACTTATAAAAGAAGGTAAAGTACGCCATGCAGGAGTTTGTAATTACAATGCAGCACAGGTTCAGGAAGCTGATAAATATGTAAACATAGTATCAGACCAGGTGCCTTACAGTATGGTTAAACGTGATATAGAAAGGGAGCTTATTCCTTATACTATTGAGTCAGCCAAATCTATTATTGCCTACAGCCCGCTGGAACGTGGTCTTTTAACCGGAAAAATGCAGCCGGGACATCAGTTTGAGGAAGGTGACCACCGCGCCAAACTTTACTTCTTTAAAGATGAAAACCTGAAACGTACTAACGAATTCCTTACTAAGATTAAGCCTCTGGCGGATGATAAAAATGCTACGCTTTCTCAGTTAGTATTACGTTGGACAATAGAGCAGCCGGGCATTACCATTGCACTTGCCGGAGCAAGAAATGCACAGCAATCGGTACAAAACGCCAAGGCGATTAACGTAAAACTTAATAAAGAAGAAATAGATTTTATAACCACCGAGCTTAATAAGCTGGAGCTGGTAAAATAA
- a CDS encoding MFS transporter, with product MEVKRDDMATGVLQYKKQYKDVKVSYLKRVRWAVSLYYFSMGLCFATWASRIPDIKTSLGLSEADLGTVLFAIPFGQLFIMPFSGRLASKYGSHKTAVIGISLYVISLTTLGLGTERWHLLLALFFFGMCSNLTNISVNTQGIYAEGLYKRAIMSSFHGAWSIAGFTGAVISLGMTALHLSPLVHFIIVSSVLLIVVATNFKYLVRVKNKPTEQTKKKGFPKLNPTLMWLGVIGFCCMLSEGIMFDWSGVYFKDVVKAPASLVVLGYTSFMLMMATGRFLGDRVVQRFGRKKVLQVSGCLISVGLLSAVLLPYIVTAALSFMLVGIGVSTIVPTVYSLAGRTPDIAPSIALTMVSSISFLGFMLGPPVIGYIAEAFGLKISFAIIGIFGFGITIMVTRIKSIGHLFIR from the coding sequence TTGGAAGTAAAGCGTGACGATATGGCAACAGGCGTACTGCAATATAAAAAGCAGTATAAGGATGTAAAAGTCTCTTATCTAAAAAGGGTACGATGGGCCGTATCGCTGTATTACTTTTCTATGGGCCTTTGTTTTGCCACATGGGCAAGCCGTATACCTGATATTAAGACATCCCTTGGCCTGTCTGAAGCCGATTTGGGTACCGTATTGTTTGCCATTCCGTTTGGGCAGCTGTTTATCATGCCTTTCTCAGGAAGGCTTGCCTCAAAGTACGGAAGCCATAAAACAGCCGTAATAGGTATAAGCCTATATGTTATAAGTCTTACCACCTTAGGTTTGGGTACAGAACGCTGGCATTTGCTGTTAGCCCTGTTCTTTTTTGGTATGTGCAGTAACCTTACCAATATCTCGGTAAACACTCAGGGCATTTATGCCGAAGGGCTTTACAAGCGCGCAATCATGTCATCTTTTCACGGGGCATGGAGTATCGCCGGTTTTACCGGGGCAGTAATAAGTCTGGGAATGACAGCACTGCATTTAAGTCCTTTAGTGCATTTCATTATAGTGTCATCTGTTTTACTTATTGTTGTAGCCACTAACTTTAAATATCTTGTAAGGGTTAAAAATAAACCTACAGAACAAACTAAGAAAAAAGGCTTCCCCAAGCTTAACCCTACACTTATGTGGCTGGGCGTTATAGGCTTTTGCTGTATGCTTAGTGAAGGTATTATGTTTGACTGGAGCGGAGTGTATTTTAAAGACGTTGTAAAAGCACCTGCAAGTCTGGTAGTTTTAGGCTATACTTCATTTATGCTTATGATGGCTACAGGCCGTTTTTTAGGCGACCGGGTAGTCCAGCGTTTTGGGCGTAAAAAGGTATTACAGGTAAGCGGCTGCCTTATTTCGGTAGGGTTATTAAGCGCCGTTTTACTTCCTTATATAGTAACTGCTGCCCTCTCATTTATGCTTGTGGGGATAGGTGTTTCTACAATTGTACCAACGGTTTACAGCCTTGCGGGGCGCACTCCCGATATTGCTCCCAGTATAGCACTTACCATGGTATCGAGCATCAGCTTTTTAGGGTTTATGTTAGGCCCTCCGGTTATTGGTTATATTGCCGAAGCATTCGGACTTAAAATTTCTTTTGCGATAATCGGTATCTTTGGGTTTGGTATTACCATAATGGTAACGAGAATCAAATCCATAGGTCACCTTTTTATCCGATAA
- the serS gene encoding serine--tRNA ligase: protein MLQTVFIRENREKVIEALGKRNIDATEMVDEVIALDEKRRSTQVELDTVLSESNKLSKDIGEMMKAGEKEKALLLKEKTGQLKEQSKELSEELNKVSDELLQVLYKLPNLPADIVPAGKTPEDNLEVHREGDIPQLFEGALPHWELAKKYDIIDFELGNKIAGAGFPVYKGKGARLQRALITYFLDKNTDAGYKEYQVPHLVNEASGYGTGQLPDKEGQMYHVGLDDMYLIPTAEVPVTNFFRDVIIPENELPVLCTAYTPCFRREAGSYGAHVRGLNRLHQFDKVEIVRVEHPDNSYAALDGMVEHVKTLLQELKLPYRILRLCGGDMGFTSALTYDFEVFSTAQDRWLEISSVSNFETFQANRLKLRFRDKDNKNHLAHTLNGSSLALPRVLAGILENYQTPEGIVVPEVLRPYTGFDIIN from the coding sequence ATGTTACAGACAGTATTTATCAGAGAAAACAGAGAGAAAGTAATTGAGGCTTTGGGCAAAAGGAACATTGATGCTACCGAAATGGTAGATGAGGTAATTGCCCTTGATGAAAAAAGAAGGTCTACCCAGGTAGAGCTTGATACTGTTTTATCGGAATCCAACAAGCTATCTAAAGACATTGGAGAAATGATGAAGGCAGGCGAAAAAGAAAAAGCATTGCTTTTAAAAGAAAAAACAGGCCAGCTTAAAGAGCAGAGTAAAGAACTTAGCGAAGAGCTTAATAAAGTTTCGGATGAACTGCTACAGGTACTTTACAAACTGCCTAACCTACCGGCAGATATTGTTCCTGCAGGTAAAACCCCTGAGGATAACCTTGAGGTACACCGCGAAGGTGATATCCCTCAGCTTTTTGAAGGTGCCCTGCCACACTGGGAACTGGCTAAAAAATATGACATTATCGATTTTGAATTAGGTAACAAGATTGCCGGAGCAGGCTTCCCTGTATACAAAGGTAAGGGAGCAAGGCTGCAACGTGCGCTTATTACTTATTTCCTAGACAAAAATACAGATGCAGGCTACAAAGAGTATCAGGTACCTCACCTTGTTAACGAGGCATCAGGATACGGTACAGGCCAGCTTCCAGACAAAGAAGGCCAAATGTACCATGTAGGCCTTGACGATATGTACCTTATCCCTACGGCTGAGGTTCCGGTAACTAACTTTTTCCGTGATGTTATCATCCCTGAAAATGAACTTCCGGTACTTTGTACAGCATATACTCCGTGTTTTAGGAGAGAAGCGGGATCTTATGGTGCACACGTTCGCGGACTTAACCGCCTTCACCAGTTTGACAAGGTAGAGATTGTTCGTGTAGAGCACCCTGACAACAGCTATGCAGCGCTGGATGGCATGGTAGAGCACGTAAAAACACTTTTACAGGAATTAAAGCTTCCATACAGGATCTTAAGATTATGTGGTGGCGACATGGGCTTTACATCGGCACTTACTTATGATTTTGAAGTATTCTCAACTGCTCAGGACCGTTGGCTGGAAATCAGCTCGGTTTCTAACTTTGAGACCTTCCAGGCAAACAGGCTAAAGCTTCGTTTCCGTGATAAGGACAACAAAAACCATTTGGCACACACCCTTAACGGAAGCTCACTGGCATTACCAAGGGTACTTGCGGGTATACTTGAAAATTACCAGACTCCTGAGGGTATTGTGGTTCCGGAAGTTTTACGCCCATACACTGGTTTTGATATTATAAATTAG
- a CDS encoding M1 family aminopeptidase, with the protein MRRNILTVLGLLAFFTAFSQGSDTEIQQIAEAEMKSAFTLKDLSTNPDTQNYDITYHRLEFTVDPAVFFITGSVTTNYIALEDMTTITFDLTSQLSVSSVKQGNTNLSFTQGGNELVITLPQLQLQGEEGTVTINYSGSPSTQEEAFNLSTHNGIPVMSTLSEPYGAKDWWPCKQDLNDKIDSIDVYITAPQQYTSVSNGVEQSQELDGGGFKTTHFKHEYPIPAYLIAIAVTEYSIYTQQAGTAPNTFPIVNYIYPENFETAQQQLAVTPAIMSLFENLFETYPFSNEKYGHAQCNINGGMEHTTVSFMVNFGRNLIAHELGHQWFGDKVTCGSWSDIWLNEGFATYLSGLVIKELDGDFSFVNWKGERIINITSAPGGSVYIPESQLNDVGRIFSSRLSYNKGAMVVSMLRYVLGDEDFFEGIRNYLDDEALAYSYATTPDLQAHLEAASGMDLTEFFNDWVYNQGYPIYDVTTQDLGGGQAKITINQQQSHNSVDFFEMPVKVRLLSSEGETFDVLLDNTFSGQEFTVNVPFAVAGFEFDPEKDIICSNSAFLSRPQFNLSQVKLYPNPVKDELHITLPQNATIQKAVFYNVLGQREMETGPQTQWNVSQLSPGIHFINLITNGGKATLKFIKE; encoded by the coding sequence ATGAGAAGAAATATACTTACTGTTTTAGGATTACTTGCCTTTTTTACGGCCTTTTCTCAAGGCTCTGATACAGAGATACAACAGATTGCCGAAGCCGAAATGAAATCGGCTTTTACACTAAAGGATCTTTCTACAAATCCTGATACCCAAAATTATGACATTACCTACCACAGGCTTGAATTTACGGTAGACCCTGCTGTGTTTTTTATAACAGGCAGTGTAACCACAAATTATATTGCACTGGAGGATATGACGACCATTACTTTCGATCTTACAAGTCAGCTTTCGGTAAGCTCGGTTAAGCAGGGCAATACCAACCTTAGCTTTACCCAGGGTGGGAATGAACTTGTAATAACCCTTCCACAGCTACAGCTACAGGGAGAGGAAGGTACGGTTACCATAAACTATTCGGGATCACCTTCCACACAGGAAGAGGCTTTTAACCTTTCCACACACAATGGGATACCTGTAATGAGTACGTTGTCTGAACCCTATGGAGCAAAAGACTGGTGGCCATGCAAGCAGGATCTTAATGATAAGATAGACAGTATAGATGTGTATATAACGGCTCCACAACAATATACCAGTGTTTCTAACGGTGTAGAGCAGTCACAGGAACTGGATGGCGGAGGATTTAAAACAACACATTTTAAGCACGAATACCCTATTCCGGCATACCTTATTGCCATTGCAGTTACCGAGTACAGTATCTATACTCAACAGGCGGGTACGGCTCCTAATACTTTTCCGATAGTGAACTATATCTATCCGGAGAATTTTGAAACTGCCCAACAGCAGCTTGCCGTAACACCGGCTATTATGAGCCTGTTTGAAAACCTGTTTGAAACCTATCCTTTTTCTAATGAAAAGTATGGTCATGCCCAATGCAACATAAACGGGGGTATGGAGCATACCACAGTATCGTTTATGGTAAACTTCGGAAGGAACCTCATAGCCCACGAATTGGGGCATCAGTGGTTTGGAGATAAGGTTACCTGCGGATCATGGAGCGATATATGGCTTAACGAAGGTTTTGCTACTTACCTTTCGGGCCTTGTTATAAAAGAGCTTGATGGCGATTTTAGTTTTGTAAACTGGAAAGGGGAAAGAATAATAAACATTACCTCGGCACCGGGTGGCAGTGTTTACATACCGGAAAGCCAGCTTAATGATGTAGGGCGTATTTTTAGTAGCAGGCTTAGTTATAATAAAGGGGCTATGGTAGTGAGCATGCTTCGTTATGTATTAGGTGATGAGGATTTTTTTGAGGGAATACGTAATTATCTTGATGATGAAGCACTGGCCTACAGCTATGCTACCACACCCGATTTACAGGCGCACCTTGAAGCTGCCTCGGGAATGGACCTGACAGAGTTTTTTAACGACTGGGTGTACAATCAGGGTTATCCTATTTATGATGTTACAACACAGGATTTAGGTGGCGGACAGGCAAAGATTACTATTAACCAACAGCAGTCGCATAATTCGGTTGACTTTTTTGAAATGCCTGTAAAAGTAAGGCTGCTAAGCAGCGAAGGCGAAACTTTTGATGTACTACTGGACAATACCTTCAGTGGACAGGAATTTACGGTCAATGTACCTTTTGCCGTTGCCGGATTTGAATTTGATCCTGAAAAAGATATCATCTGTTCTAACAGCGCGTTTTTAAGCAGGCCACAGTTTAACCTTTCTCAGGTAAAGCTGTATCCTAATCCTGTTAAGGATGAATTACATATTACCCTGCCACAAAATGCAACCATACAAAAAGCAGTATTTTATAATGTGTTAGGGCAAAGGGAAATGGAAACAGGCCCGCAAACACAATGGAATGTGTCGCAGCTTTCACCGGGAATCCATTTTATAAACCTGATAACAAACGGGGGTAAAGCAACCCTTAAATTTATAAAGGAATAA